In Phaseolus vulgaris cultivar G19833 chromosome 10, P. vulgaris v2.0, whole genome shotgun sequence, a single genomic region encodes these proteins:
- the LOC137816282 gene encoding uncharacterized protein: MADECLPQIVTEGLKGSLEKLELDCRIHHEVESTARAEAEKVKCDMMMQGLEFSRVENALNEELRSLRKDKKELRKKLHDKLQDAVELESRIIPMRKRIAELEEARRSDADQMFKLEKRSTERETLLGKVEQDQDKAAKDLSETATELARVREENCGFEQKVDELQLEITRVREEHNGFKTKIDELQLEAAQVLTSGFGAVCLQIPRSRPL; encoded by the coding sequence ATGGCCGACGAATGCCTCCCTCAAATCGTCACCGAAGGGCTGAAGGGCTCCTTGGAGAAACTTGAGCTCGATTGCCGCATCCATCATGAGGTGGAAAGCACCGCGAGAGCCGAGGCCGAGAAAGTCAAGTGCGACATGATGATGCAAGGCCTAGAGTTCTCGCGGGTCGAGAACGCTCTCAACGAAGAGCTCCGAAGCTTGCGTAAGGACAAGAAAGAATTGCGCAAGAAGCTGCACGACAAGCTTCAGGATGCCGTTGAGCTGGAGAGCAGAATCATTCCTATGAGGAAGCGAATCGCAGAGTTGGAGGAGGCCCGAAGGTCCGACGCAGATCAAATGTTCAAACTGGAGAAAAGGTCGACCGAGCGGGAAACTCTTTTGGGCAAGGTCGAGCAGGATCAGGATAAGGCAGCCAAAGATCTGAGTGAGACAGCTACCGAGCTTGCCCGAGTTCGTGAGGAGAATTGCGGATTCGAGCAAAAGGTCGACGAGCTTCAACTTGAAATCACCCGGGTTCGTGAAGAGCACAACGGGTTCAAGACAAAGATTGACGAGCTTCagcttgaggctgcccaagttcttacttccggctttggagcagtttgcttgcaaattccccgatctcgacctctcTGA